In Thermus islandicus DSM 21543, a single window of DNA contains:
- a CDS encoding Wzz/FepE/Etk N-terminal domain-containing protein has translation MVETPQDEPTLRDIVGVLRRHRVYLWTIPLVFAVLALIYGFFIAEPTYASTATLSVAPV, from the coding sequence ATGGTGGAGACCCCCCAGGACGAGCCCACCCTTCGGGACATCGTGGGGGTGCTCAGGCGGCACCGGGTGTACCTGTGGACCATTCCCCTCGTCTTCGCTGTTTTGGCCCTCATCTACGGCTTCTTCATCGCCGAGCCCACCTACGCCTCCACCGCCACCCTAAGCGTGGCCCCGGTATAG